Below is a window of Lacibacter sp. H407 DNA.
GCCACAGATCGAATAACAAACTGCTGGTTGGCTGTAATACATTCACATCAATTTCTGTAAAGCCATTGATTGTTTGCTGTGCAGGATCAACTTCAAGCGATAATGTATAATGCCTGATATCCAGGTTCGCCTGTTCGGGTTTTAATTTTCCACCTGATTTTAAATTCTGGGCTTGTGTATTCAACATGCATAGAAGCAATAACAGGAAAGAGGAAAAAAGTCGCATGGTTGATGGTTTGTATGAAGTTAATTATTCTCAACATGTGTTGCAGCAGAAATACACAAAAAAATTAGCCTTTATACTTCGTTCAATATTTCATCGCTGCTCCTTATATTTAATGATGCAGGAACTGCTACATCATATCAAACAATATGCACCACTCAGCGAAGAAGCTGAACAAAGCCTGTACGATTGTTTTGAACAGGTTGTGTTTGCCAAACAACAGCATCTGCTCACAGAAGGAAAAATCTGCCGTCATCTTTATTTTTTAGAGAAGGGCGCCCTGCGTGGTTATTACAATCTTGATGGTAAAGAGATCACGCATTGGTTTGGATTTGAAAATAATTTTGTTACTTCCTTTCACAGTTTTATTACACAGGAGCCTTCAGTAGAAAATATTCAATTGCTGGAAGGAAGCATTCTCTGGTCAATCTCAAAAGACACACTCTCTACATTACTCAACCGCTATCACGATATTGAACGGTTGGTACGTATTGCTACTGAAAGCTATTATTTACGCCTGGAAGAACGGTTTGTGAATGCTCAGTTTAAAACAGCGGCTGAACGTTATGAGCAACTGATGACTGAATCACCGCATATCCTGGAACGTGTACCGCTTGGATATGTTGCCTCCTATCTCGGCATCAGTCAGGAAACCTTGAGCCGCATCCGCAGCCGTCTTTAACATTTCCGGTATTGAATTTTGACTTTTGTCAAATAGTCTCTGCCATTACACAGATAGTTTTGTTGGAAACAACAGAACAGTTTATGGAACAAAAACAAACCCTCGCTCCTTCGCCTGCATTTATTGCAGCATCCTGGACATCACTCATTATCGGCATCACGGCTTTCATTATTGGCTTGTGGAATGCAGACATTCAGCTGAATGAAAAAGGCTATTACTTCACTGTATTGCTGTTTGGATTATTTGCAGCGATCTCCGTGCAAAAAGCAGTGCGTGATCAACTGGAAGGTATTCCTGTTACAAATCTCTATTATGGTATTGCCTGGTTTGCAACCATTACTTCTATCATTCTATTAGTGGTTGGATTATGGAATGCCGAACTCGAACGAAGCGAAAAAGGTTTCTATGCCATGGCGTTTACACTCAGTTTATTTGCAGCGATTGCAGTACAAAAAAATACAAGAGACAGTAAAGCAAGCGAAAGCATACACAAAGAAGAACATCAGCAATAAAAAAAATCAGCCCATGCA
It encodes the following:
- the yiaA gene encoding inner membrane protein YiaA, whose translation is MEQKQTLAPSPAFIAASWTSLIIGITAFIIGLWNADIQLNEKGYYFTVLLFGLFAAISVQKAVRDQLEGIPVTNLYYGIAWFATITSIILLVVGLWNAELERSEKGFYAMAFTLSLFAAIAVQKNTRDSKASESIHKEEHQQ
- a CDS encoding Crp/Fnr family transcriptional regulator, which produces MHRSNNRKEEKSRMVDGLYEVNYSQHVLQQKYTKKLAFILRSIFHRCSLYLMMQELLHHIKQYAPLSEEAEQSLYDCFEQVVFAKQQHLLTEGKICRHLYFLEKGALRGYYNLDGKEITHWFGFENNFVTSFHSFITQEPSVENIQLLEGSILWSISKDTLSTLLNRYHDIERLVRIATESYYLRLEERFVNAQFKTAAERYEQLMTESPHILERVPLGYVASYLGISQETLSRIRSRL